A genomic window from Mesorhizobium sp. 131-2-1 includes:
- a CDS encoding multidrug effflux MFS transporter, with the protein MLFILAVLLGFASISTDLFLPALPTMRAALGASEGTLQFAISGYLLGFGFGQLFWGPVSDRFGRRGPVALGIVVFTIGSAGCALSTDGWQLIGWRVVQALGASAGVALARAMVRDLYERDRAAKVLSTLMTVMAVAPLLGPSVGAQILAAASWQAIFWTLVAIGGITVIAILTVPETLPPEKRHADSAWQAIVGYSSVLRNRVLLGYAAAVGFFYVGVFANIAGGAFAYISYHGLSPQLYGLVFSSGVLGLMATNFLNSRLVTRFGSDRMLLAGALGAGVFGIALALVTITGFGGVAGLIVTQFLFTAMNGLILANAVAGALSSVKQRAGAASAVVGAIQYGSGMVGSALVGLFANGTPAPMGIVMGLAGAGCLVCVVLARRVARERRGPAQ; encoded by the coding sequence TTGCTGTTCATCCTTGCCGTCTTGCTCGGCTTCGCATCTATCTCGACCGATCTCTTCCTGCCCGCCTTGCCAACCATGCGAGCAGCCCTTGGAGCGAGCGAGGGCACGCTGCAATTCGCGATCTCCGGCTACCTTCTCGGCTTCGGCTTCGGTCAGCTTTTCTGGGGACCGGTCAGTGACCGCTTTGGTCGGCGGGGGCCAGTGGCACTTGGCATCGTCGTCTTCACCATCGGCTCGGCCGGCTGCGCACTGTCGACCGATGGCTGGCAACTGATCGGCTGGCGGGTCGTGCAGGCTCTGGGTGCAAGCGCCGGCGTCGCCTTGGCCCGCGCCATGGTGCGCGACCTTTACGAGCGGGACCGGGCCGCCAAGGTCCTATCGACCCTGATGACGGTCATGGCGGTCGCACCCCTTTTGGGACCGAGCGTTGGAGCGCAGATCCTGGCAGCCGCATCATGGCAGGCCATCTTCTGGACCCTCGTCGCGATCGGAGGCATCACAGTGATCGCGATATTGACGGTTCCCGAGACACTGCCCCCCGAGAAGCGGCATGCCGACAGCGCCTGGCAAGCCATCGTCGGCTACAGCTCGGTACTTCGCAATCGCGTGCTGCTTGGATACGCGGCAGCCGTCGGCTTCTTCTATGTCGGCGTCTTTGCCAACATTGCCGGGGGTGCCTTCGCCTACATCAGCTATCACGGCCTAAGCCCTCAGCTATATGGTCTGGTGTTCTCGTCGGGCGTGCTGGGCCTCATGGCGACCAACTTCCTTAATTCGCGCTTGGTCACCCGCTTTGGCAGCGACCGCATGTTGCTGGCGGGGGCATTGGGCGCGGGCGTGTTCGGCATTGCCCTAGCGCTGGTGACCATCACTGGCTTCGGTGGCGTTGCCGGCCTCATCGTCACGCAATTCCTGTTCACCGCGATGAACGGTCTTATCCTCGCCAATGCCGTCGCCGGTGCGCTCTCCAGCGTCAAGCAGCGCGCCGGCGCGGCCTCCGCGGTTGTTGGCGCCATCCAGTACGGCAGTGGAATGGTCGGCTCGGCCCTGGTCGGCCTGTTCGCCAACGGCACGCCGGCACCGATGGGCATCGTGATGGGTCTCGCAGGCGCGGGCTGCCTGGTGTGCGTCGTGCTTGCTCGGCGCGTCGCTCGCGAACGTCGTGGACCGGCTCAGTAG